Genomic DNA from Bacillota bacterium:
TTGCACGGATTGACCCCGGGCATTGTCTCGTTCCGTCCCCACCCGAGGCATGGTCCGTGCGGCAGAAGATGACCGTATTTCCCATAGAAGTCCTCAATCTGTCTCCAATCGTTTTTCTCAAAGGCGAAGTATAGCTGTCGCACTGTTCTCCAGAAGCGAGGGTCGGTTTCGGTCGGATTGAACATGCCACGCAGGTTGTCTTCGATGCACCGTATCCACCGTTCGCCCCTTTCGTCCTGCGTCAGGGCAACCTTGACCCAGGGAATGCTCGCATAAGCAGTCTCGGCGGCTATCGTCTCCAGTCTGTGCATCTGTGTCCCCCCTAAGTCCCCCCTTCCTATATTATAGACACAGAATCCTGCTCAGGTCAATCAGAAGGGGTGTGAAGCATGGTTACGCAGGTCGCATTGCTTCGGTTCAAGACGGGCGTAACTGCTCGTGAATTCGCCAAGGCTGTCGGAATCCCAGAGGTTACCATGTACCGCATTGAGCGGGGAAGGCAGTACGTCCCTCCAAAATGGCGTCGTCCCCTGGCGGAGGCTCTAGGGGTCTCCGAGGAGGAAATCTGCGACCCCAAGACGGGCTGGCCCAGGTTGGTGGCTTAGCCCAACGGCAATGGAATAACCCTCTCGACGTGGCGACGGCCGAAGGGAGGGACAATCCCAATGCAGCGTTACCCGAAGGAGGCGATCATTTCGATTGACCCCTGAAGCGAAGGCTCGACGGCGGGCGAACGCCAGGCGAGGAAAGAGCGAGCGGCGTCTTTTACGTGAAGCCCGAGCCGTCCTCCTCAAAGAAGCAGAAGCGAGGCGAGCGGAAGGCGTTATCGACGCCGTGATCTGGGGGGTGATTCGCAACCTGAGAGATGCAATCTGACTTCGCTTGACACGTCCTCAACTGAGTCCCACTAGTCCCACGCGGGTGCTAAGACAACCCGCATTTTTGTTCCCCAAAAAACAACCGGGCCGGGGTGCGAACCCGGCCCAATTCATTGGAGGCATAGCCTATGTCAAAGGGTATTCCGATCAAAGCTCCCGTCAACGGTCTCTGGCGTGTTTGCGGGACCCTCTGCCCAGGGAACCCGCCAGTCTTCGTTCAGCGTATCAAGCCCCAGGACGTTCTGCGGATACGGGGAGCCGCAGGGGTTGACCTGGCTTACGACCCACCGCTACCGCCAAACACGATCCTCCGCCACGAAATCATGGGACAGGATACCTACGAAATCCCGCTAGCCGTCCTGCTGAACCACTTGAAGGCCGAACGCCTGCAAGTCGGCCCCAAGCACCCCCGCCGGATTTACCTCGCCTACAAGTACTGGCGGAACGTCATGCGAGAATCGGCCCAACTGCCGCTCTTCGGCGGTGAGGCTGTATGAGTCTTGCGGTCAGCGTACTCGAACCGGCCCGGGCAACCGTCCCGGGCCGCAGTACTTGGTGGTCCCCCGCCAGGGTCGCCATCCACGAAGGCCACTGGAAAACCGTCCACTACCCGAAGTATACCGCAGTGGTCAGGAAAGGTCAAACGCTGGCTGTTTCCCCGGTCGGGATTGACGGCATGGCTCACTTCGTGGCCTTCGACATAGATAGCGGCGATGAGGGAGACGTTCAGGCCGTCCTGAAGGCGTTACCTCAAGGGACGGTCCCCCTCGTGAGTCATTCCGGGAAGAAGGGGTGGCATGTCTGGCTGTTCCCCTCCGCTCCCATCCCTGTAAAGACCGCCCTAGCGTTCGGAAGGTGGGTCCTCGAAAGGTCTGCTGTCTCCTGCGAGGTGTTTCCCACGGGGAAGAACAGTCGCTGCCTCAAGTGGCCCGGGAGCCCCCATCCTGAGACGAAGAAGCCGGAGGTATTCGTCCCTATCGAGAACGTGGCCGGCACACCGGACACTGACGCCACCCTTCAGGCCCTGGCGGATGGGCTTTACAGAACCCCCGCCGACCTGTTCGAGCGAAGGCAGTCATGCTCACGGCAGGATAGGGGGTTCCCCGAAGGGGTCTCATATACCCATATGGGGTATAATGATCCAATCGCTGAGAACAACACAAGAACAGCGACCGCAAAAGGGAGGAGCCTCGCCATGCTGCCTGAGCTGGCCTTCGGGCTTGCTGAACTTGCAGGAAGGCGGGTGACGAAGATGGGCAAGCCCTTCCGGTGCATCCTCCCAGGCCACGAGGAACGCAAACCTTCGGCAGAGTTTTACGTGGGAGACAACGGCACAGTCGTTTACCATGATTGGCACGCTTCAAAGCACGGCACGCCTGAGTTTCTAACCCTTGGGGAAATGTATCACGCTATTGCAACGGGAAGGATAGCCAAACTGAGACCTGTCGATTCTGCAAGGTGGCTCGCTAGGCTCGCCCTACGCCTCGGCATACACAACGAGCAAACAAAACAAGTCCGCTCCTCACTTGATCGCCTATCTCAGATCTTACTCCAATCATCAGTATTATCTTCACCAGTTGGTTGTAAAACGAGAGGGGCAGATGTGTCCATGGCGAAAGGCGAAATAATTTCGTCTTTCGTCCTCTTACCGCCACCAGCCCTGCCAGAGGAGAAGAACCGCGGCAAGGGTAATGAATTGACAAGAGTGTGGCAGGCGTTTTGCGATGAAGCGATGGTTTCGGCAATGAACGGATTCAACGAGGTGAAGCTGTCTAAGCGGTTCCTGGCTCGAATTGCTGATGTGCCGGACGACGTTGCTAACAGGGCGATGAATCTCCTGTCCGTTCTCGGCGTTTTGGAGAAGGCCCCTGGCAGCGGAGGCGAACGCGGGGACAGGTTCGTGCTGGGTGACCCTTCCGCTCGGAAATCATTTCCGTTCTTTTCCGAAGAGGTCCAAAGGCGTTGGGAGGCGTTGGGCAAACCTTCCTTGAGGCAGTTCAAGAAGACCCTCGTGGAGGAACGCCTGGGTCCGGAGATAGCCAACGCAGTCTTCAGACGGTCCCAAAAGGAGAACGAATTACCTTCGGCTGCAGAGAAGACGGTCCAAGTCACGGACGAGGCATCAGTCATCCGGGACAATGGCTCCACAAAGCCCTACAATGCCCCAGGAGACGTTTTCTTGGGCGAAGAGTACCTGAGATATGGACAAGCGTCACAAGCCGTCTCCTGGGGCTTCCTAGAAGGTTCTGCCTGCTAGAATGCGGTCAAAATGCGGTAGCATGTGCGTGCTCACGACAACATGTGAGCCAGAAAGGGGTGTCCTTTGGTGGGTAGAGCAGGGAGCACGTTCATTCAGTGGGACGATTACGAGGGGCATGTTTACCTCCAGACCACGAGCGGCAAACTCGTCGAAACCCTCACTGCCGTGGGGGTTGTGTGGGAAGCGAAGGACGATGCGGGAACCTACTCCTACAGGATACCCACTGCCTGGCTCAGGCTCAGGATACCCAGGGGGGGTATACTGAAATTCGGGTGGTACCCCACGAAGAAGCAGAAGGGGGTGCTCGCTATCATGGAAGAGCGGCCCAAACTAGTCGTGGTCAAGTAAGTTCCTCGGAGAAGTTCGCGTACATGATCGGGAAGCTGTACGAGGAGAGAAAGCGGGACAAAGAGGACAATTTGAGGCAGAACAGAGAGCCGAACCATCAAAATGATGCTTCGGGGAATACCTCCGAAGCCATTGCCGAAGAATACAAAGTCGGCAAGGCCACTGTTGAACGTGCTGCCAGCACTCATCAGTTTGCCGGAGCCGTGATCAAGAAAGAACTGGCTCGCCTGATGTATGTGTCTAAGCCGGGATTAGAGACTGCAGTAAGCCTGCTAAAGTATGCTCCAGATTTCGTGGTCTTCTTTGAAGAGAGTAAGCCAGGGGGCTTCTTTACCAGATACCTAAACGCAGTGGACCGACCTTGAGTTGTCGATAGCGAGAATGCCATGCCTGCGATAACCGGGAGGGATGTTCGGTGTCCTATTTCTTGGTTGCCGGCCAACCTGTGTTCCTCTCAACCAGTCGGTACGGAGCTCTTCTCACCGAAGCTTTATCGGATGAGACTTCCAAGAATCGCGTCCGTGCTTCTATCGCAGGAACTGCAGAGCACCGCCGATCTGTGCTTCGCATGCAAAACCTCCTCAAATCGAAATACAGTACAGACCCAGTGCGTTTTTACAGTGAATGGGTGGATTTCGACTTTGCGGATGCTGAGGCTCGTGATAACGTCTCTGACCTACTGTACGACTACTGCGACTTACACGGATGCGGGCGGCTGATAGACTTCCGGGATTCTACCCAACGGTTACTAGACGCTTACGAATGCGAAAACCTTTCGTATCCGTTCGGAATGGTCTTCGGCTTGGAGTTCGACGTTGGGCTGAGACCGCTATGGCTGCGAACGTTCCTTAGGAGCAAGAATCTAAGAGTCATTATTGCAACCCAGCTGGTCAGTCGTCTCAAAGGCACTCTCAGTGACTTTACCATGTACTCTCTCTGCACAACCATTCGTTTCAACAGCAACGGTGTTGTTCTCCAGCCGTCTAACCTGTAATCGCGGTTGTATTTGACAAATTCGTGTTGTTAACCGAGGTTTCATTGTCTCGGTACTTGAGCTTGTGCATCGACGGGAAGCCAGTCCACGGTCGCTAGCAGAAGCATGGTGGTTTTCTCACCTCTTCCGAAAGGCTACTGCAGTCAAAGAATTCCACTGGGCCACAAGTAAAGGTGAGCAGGCTGCAGTCGATCACGTCGCAGGTGTCCGTAAAACGGAGACAAACGGGACCGATAAAACGGACGAAAAGCGATTCTCGTTGCTAACAAGGCGAAAACAACGGCGTCCAGCGGATGTCCGCGTGGATGGCGGGCGTACGTCCGATATTGAGAACAGACCGAAAACACTAGTCCTGAGAACAGGGAAGAACAGGAAACCCGCCTGAACGGTTCGCCTCGAAACCGGATAGCGGCGGCCGCACAAAGATACCGGCATATTTCACAGAAGACAGCCTCAAATGTAATTGCGGACATTAGTAAAAACGGCAGACTTGCCGAAATTACTATCCTGTAGAATGTCCCAGGACGGACGTTTCGAGGGCGGGTAAGGGTGTAGGTATCCCCCGGCCCCTGGAGGGCTTCCATCAGTATAGGGTTAAGGAAATGTTTCCTGAAGCCATAAAGGGCCAAAAAAGAACGGAAATGATTTCCCTTCTTTATGCTGAGAAGATCGGCTTAGTACGGGAGGCGGTCAAGTCTTTGGCACGCTGGCCCCTGGGTTTCAATCCACGCCCCCGCACGGGGGGCGACCGGATATCGTGCTCGAACTCAGCCGCCGCAATTGGTTTCAATCCACGCCCCCCTGCGGGGGCGAACCCTGTGGTAATGTTGCCACAGGGTGAAGCGGGCAAGACGTGCGATGTTGAGCACCTGGACAAGGGGCAAACCACTATGCCCCGGGGACGTAAAATCGCGGCAGCGTTGCTCCTTGAGACCGTAGGTAGGTCTCGCGTGAGCTGCCGCGAATTGAAGTGACTTCTTGTCTACGCCCGATTCTCACTATATGCGATTGATAGGCTGAGCAGGGGGGGGACGTGCGTTCTTGACAGAAAGTTCCCCTGAGACCGTGGGCAGGGTTTGCTTTCGTAAAATTCTCTTTTTCGCCCAACTCGTTCCCGCAAACCCATAACGAGGCAAGAGAGGAGGCGGATCGCCTGCTCGCCGACGCTGCCCGCCTCCGTGACCGCCACAGTCTTTGATTCAGGCGTCTTCAACCTTGATAGCAGGGAACGCCTCCTCGAACGGGACTTCCTTTTCGGGCAGCTGCTCGTAAAGGAGCACTGCGTCGTCCAGGGAGAGGGGTTCCAGGCGGTCCCTCTCCCCTTCCCAGCAAGTGCGATACTGGGCGAAGTAGTTCCCACTCGGGGTGCGGTAGAGGAACGTGTTCCTGCCGTGCCTCTCCCAGTTGTGCCCGTCCCAGTAGGCGTTTGAAGCAATGAGGGTCGCCGTCTCCGTGGAATACCTCTTCCGACCGATTACCGCAGTCATCTCCGCAGGTTTCATGATGCATGCCTCCGGGGACTGTGCCCCAATCTGGCGGTCCGGTCCATGCCGGCCGCCGTTCTCACCGCATTTTCGACAGGCACCCCACCGATACCAACGCCTCCCGCAGGTGGTAGTGAGCGTCATCAAGGTGCTTTGCCGCAACGTTCTTGACCGGATAGTCCTCGGGCCGGAGCCCGTTCAAGAGACCTATCGCCTGCACGATGAGCCGCAGGGCCTCGGGGTCTTGCGACCTGCGTTCTGCGTTCGCCGCTTCACACATCGCTCCTCACCTTCCTGACGCGGTTTCTCCTGGGAAGCAGCGTGTTGAGCGGGGAAGCGATGGCGTGCTGCTCGCGGAGGTCCTGCTGGGTAAGTGCGACGTAGCGTTTCGTCATGGTCATGCTTGCGTGCCCGAGGGTCTTTTGCAGTGAGAAGGCATTGCCCCCATTTCGCAAGAACATCAAGGCGAACGAGTGCCGGAGGTCGTAGGGGCGGACCTTCACTCCGGCGGCCTTGCTGTAAAGCTGGAGCCTCCTGTCCCAGGCGTTGTGAGTCATGAACCGCCCATCCTCGGTGCAGAACACCGGTATCCTTTCGTCCCAGGACGGGTGTCTCGCCGCAATGAGCTTCTTCACCGCCTCAGCAGTCACAAGGGAGATCGGCAGGGTCCTGGACACCCTGGTCTTCGCCGCCTCCCTGGGAACGGTCGCCTCCAATCCGCGGAGGTTGAAGTGGTGGATTTTGAGGCTGCAAGCCTCCTTTGGGCGGATTCCAGTGTCCAGGGCGAGCAGGAGAAGGGCGTAGTCACGCAGGCCGGTGAACGTTGCCCTGTCGGGAACGGAAAGGAGCCGTCTCAGTGCGTCCTCGCCGGCGGCCCTCGGCGTTTCGCCCTCCCTCCTACGCTTGACCCCGTGAATCGGGTCGGCGGGAAGATAGCCTTCCGAGACGCACCACGAGAAGAATGTCTTCAGCACCTGGAGCCTTTTGTTGTAAGTCGATGGGGCCAGGGAAGAGCTTTTGGCGAGGTATTCGAGCACGGCCCTGCGGAAGCACTCGTAGTCCTCGGTCCCGGCAATCCCCGCGGCCTTCAGGAATAGCCCAGTGTGGTAGCGTAGGTCCTCAAGGGTCCTCTCCGCCAGCCCCTGCGAACGCTTGAACAGGAGAAAGCCCTCCGCCACCTCTTCCCATGCCAGTGAGCGTTTCGGCGAGACCCTCACCAAACGGCCCATAAACAGAACCCCCCTCGCGGCCCTGGCGAAGGGGGCGGACGAACGATTTCCAGTTGGGGCAACGGGGAGGGTTTTGTGTTACCGCTTTTGCGGTTTTCGATAGGACGGCGTACTCAAAACCCCATTCCAAGGACACCGCTCTATCGCTTTTCGGGAGGATTTCCAGGGGCTTTCCGGCAGAGAGGTTACTGCAAAATGCCTGCTACAAATATTATGGTGGCCCCAACGGGAATCGAACCCGTGTTACCGCCTTGAAAGAGCGGTGTCTTGACCTCTTGACCATGGGGCCACTGATGTTGTTCCAACGCTGTTGACGCGCTGCTGTAACATAATATGGTGCGCCCGGGAGGACTTGAACCTCCAAACCTTGCGGTTATGAGCCGCCTGCTCTAACCGGTTGAGCTACGGGCGCACGCGCCCGGCGAACGGACGGCGCCGACGACTGCACGTCGCCGACCTGCCGCCTGAGCAGTAATCATTATACCACACAAAGCTCGGTTTGCAAGGTAGGCTGGCTATATGTTGCCTCGCTTGAGCCGCGTACCGCCTCCAGCGCAACATGACGCCGCCTGCTCACACGCGGACAGCGAGGCAGGCGGCGCCGGCTGAGAAGACCCCCTTTTACAGGAGGTTCTTCACGTACGTGACGTACGACGACCTGAGATCCTTCATCCTGGCCGCCATCTCGAGCTGCAGTTTCGAGACTTTCGGGTAATCCCGGTTCTCGGCTGCTTCCCTCAGGCGCGTGAAGAGGCACTTCCTGTCTTCGGAGTCCTTGGCGAGGTACTGCCGCAGTTCCTGTATCTTCCCCCACCTGTCCTCGTCCAGTCCGTTGGCCCCGTCGGCCGAATCGTGCGCCTTCTTGCAGGCCCTCACGACGCCCGCGTTGTCGGGGATGATCCTGTCCTTTATCTCCAGCAGCCACTGGTTGGTCATCGCGATCTTGAACGAATGTATGGTCTTCTCGTTGAACACGCCCCCGGCCATGAGCACGGCCGTCTTCTCCGGGTATTTGTCAAGGTTTTCGAGGCCTTCCCACACGTTGGCCGGCGGCTTGCCAAACAGTTCGTCGCGCTGCTCCTGCGTGAAGTGTTCGAACACGTCTTCCTCGCTGCGGTACTGCCTGGCCGCGTCGAGGTACTCGGCCGGATCGCCGGGCCTCTTGGAGAGCTCCTTGAGGAGGTCCTCAGCAGTCCTCTTGCTACGCACCGCATACCCGATGCCGTCCAGCATCGCCTGGTAGATGGCGGCGAGCGCCAGGTACTCGTTAGACCTGGGATTGGGCGACCTGACCTCAAACCTGGTGGCGAGCGGGTTATTCAAGTCACGCACAAGGCCGGCGAGGACCGAGCGGTTCCGCGACGGCACCCCGACGGAGTGGCCGATGGACGTGCATATGCAGACCGGCGCCTCAAACCCGGGCTTCAGCCTGTTGTATGCGTCGTTAGTCGAGGCGATCATTGAGCCGACGACCTCATAGTTCTTGAGGAGGCCCATGACAGCGCCGAGGCCGATCGGATTGAGGAAGTCGGCGAGCGGGTCTACGGGCCAGAACAGGTTCTTAATGCTGCCATCTTTCATCCTGGCCGAGATTCCAGCGTGGGTGTGCATCCCGTTGCCGGCCACGCCCTCCATGGGCTTGGCCTTGAAGGTCACGTCCAGTCCGTGGTGCCTGAACGTCTCCTTGATCACGTTCCTCGCGAGGATCACGTTGTCGGCAGCCTGGAGCGCGGGGGCATACGACCAGTCGATTTCCATCTGCTCCATGACGTGCGCGAACTGGCCGCTCGGGTCCACCTCGGACTGGATCCCGCCTACTTCCTTGTGGCCCATTTCAGGCTTCAGCCCGTACCTCTCGAGCATCATGATGGACTCCTCGAGGGCGGTCCTCACGGCGCCCTTGGTCCTCTTCCAGTAAGACTCCTGGAGCACTTGCGAGGTGTAGAGCTCTTCAATGTCGGCCTTCTCGCCCGGGGTCTTCACCCAGAACTCCAGCTCGGTGCCCGCCGTGGCGACGATGTGGACGATGTCTGTGCCCTTGAATCCGAACGCCATGGCGCCGTCCTTGCGTTCCTTCAGGATCGCTATGATTTCATCGTTCAGTCTCTTCAGGGCGCGCGCGAGGACAGAGCGCGAGTCAACCGCCTCGCCCGCGTGAATCAGAAACGACGGAATGCGGAGCGTCCCCACGGGCCTGCCGGTAGCCAGGTGAATGTGCTCCCAGTTGTAGTCGACTATCCAATTGCAGCCAGGGTCCGCGATAAGATCTACCTTCGCGTCGTTCAGAGTGGCGATCCCTGGAAGCACGACGCTCGAACCGTCTGTCTGGACACCACCGGCGAGGATCTGATCAACGTCACCGAGGAACGTGGAGACGGGGATCCTCTCGTCGGTGTCGTTCCCCCTGAGGTCCACGCCTACCATCGATACGAACAGTATCTCGGGGTGGTCTGCCAGGACCTTCTTGAGGCCGGCGGCGTTCTTGGCCTCTTCCGGCATGACGTATAGCAGCTCTCCATACAGGCTAGGGTTGATCTGGACAT
This window encodes:
- a CDS encoding helix-turn-helix domain-containing protein; the protein is MVTQVALLRFKTGVTAREFAKAVGIPEVTMYRIERGRQYVPPKWRRPLAEALGVSEEEICDPKTGWPRLVA
- a CDS encoding tyrosine-type recombinase/integrase, with the protein product MGRLVRVSPKRSLAWEEVAEGFLLFKRSQGLAERTLEDLRYHTGLFLKAAGIAGTEDYECFRRAVLEYLAKSSSLAPSTYNKRLQVLKTFFSWCVSEGYLPADPIHGVKRRREGETPRAAGEDALRRLLSVPDRATFTGLRDYALLLLALDTGIRPKEACSLKIHHFNLRGLEATVPREAAKTRVSRTLPISLVTAEAVKKLIAARHPSWDERIPVFCTEDGRFMTHNAWDRRLQLYSKAAGVKVRPYDLRHSFALMFLRNGGNAFSLQKTLGHASMTMTKRYVALTQQDLREQHAIASPLNTLLPRRNRVRKVRSDV
- a CDS encoding glutamine synthetase, translated to MYGELLYVMPEEAKNAAGLKKVLADHPEILFVSMVGVDLRGNDTDERIPVSTFLGDVDQILAGGVQTDGSSVVLPGIATLNDAKVDLIADPGCNWIVDYNWEHIHLATGRPVGTLRIPSFLIHAGEAVDSRSVLARALKRLNDEIIAILKERKDGAMAFGFKGTDIVHIVATAGTELEFWVKTPGEKADIEELYTSQVLQESYWKRTKGAVRTALEESIMMLERYGLKPEMGHKEVGGIQSEVDPSGQFAHVMEQMEIDWSYAPALQAADNVILARNVIKETFRHHGLDVTFKAKPMEGVAGNGMHTHAGISARMKDGSIKNLFWPVDPLADFLNPIGLGAVMGLLKNYEVVGSMIASTNDAYNRLKPGFEAPVCICTSIGHSVGVPSRNRSVLAGLVRDLNNPLATRFEVRSPNPRSNEYLALAAIYQAMLDGIGYAVRSKRTAEDLLKELSKRPGDPAEYLDAARQYRSEEDVFEHFTQEQRDELFGKPPANVWEGLENLDKYPEKTAVLMAGGVFNEKTIHSFKIAMTNQWLLEIKDRIIPDNAGVVRACKKAHDSADGANGLDEDRWGKIQELRQYLAKDSEDRKCLFTRLREAAENRDYPKVSKLQLEMAARMKDLRSSYVTYVKNLL